In Oryza brachyantha chromosome 2, ObraRS2, whole genome shotgun sequence, a single window of DNA contains:
- the LOC102718805 gene encoding uncharacterized protein LOC102718805 produces MISLLSPARLRTASASASPSAASAPRRPAVILPGLGNNTADYARLAAALRDDHGVPAVAVARVSRPDWFRNAAGLVDPNYWRCTLRPRPVLDWYLKRVDGAVSEARELCSPNDGISLIGHSAGGWLARVYIEEFDASDISLLLTLGTPHLPPPKGATGVIDQTRGLLTYVEKNCAPAVYTSELKYVCIAGRYIQGAPLTGNTATSDEIVAVDTPSDVAEAVMVSTNDKSTPSGPTLRARFIGQGYKQVCGRADVWGDGVVPEVSAHLEGALNISFDGVYHSPVGSDDEQRPWYGSPAILKQWVHHLLS; encoded by the exons ATGATCTCGCTCCTCTCGCCCGCGCGGCTGCGCACCGCCAGCGCCAGTGCCagcccctccgccgcctccgctccgcgccgcccggccgtcATCCTCCCA GGGCTCGGGAACAACACGGCCGACtacgcgcggctcgcggcggcgctgcgggaCGACCACGGcgtgccggccgtcgccgtcgcgcgggTGTCGCGGCCCGATTGGTTCCGCAacgccgccggcctcgtcgACCCCAACTACTGGCGGTGCACCCTCCGCCCGCGTCCCGTCCTCGATTG GTACCTGAAAAGAGTCGACGGAGCGGTATCTGAGGCGAGAGAACTATGTTCTCCTA ATGATGGCATATCATTGATAGGGCATTCAGCTGGGGGCTGGCTAGCGCGCGTATACATTGAAGAATTTGATGCTTCAGACATAAGTTTACTGCTCACACTTGGCACTCCTCATTT ACCACCTCCAAAAGGTGCAACTGGGGTAATTGACCAAACTAGAGGACTACTGACCTATGTTGAGAAGAATTGTGCCCCGGCAGTTTACACATCAGAACTAAAATATGTATGCATTGCGGGAAG GTATATTCAAGGTGCTCCTTTAACTGGGAACACCGCAACTTCGGATGAGATTGTCGCTGTGGACACTCCATCAGATGTAGCTGAAGCGGTCATGGTCAGTACCAATGACAAATCTACTCCATCAGGTCCAACCTTGAGAGCTCGTTTCATTGGACAAGGCTACAAGCAG GTCTGTGGCCGTGCTGATGTGTGGGGAGATGGCGTCGTTCCCGAGGTGTCGGCGCATCTAGAAGGTGCGCTGAATATAAGCTTCGACGGCGTGTATCATTCACCTGTAGGTTCTGATGATGAACAGAGGCCATGGTATGGCTCACCGGCGATCCTCAAGCAGTGGGTACATCATCTCCTCAGTTGA
- the LOC102719359 gene encoding probable pyridoxal 5'-phosphate synthase subunit PDX2, giving the protein MAVVGVLALQGSYNEHMAALRRIGVSGVEVRKPEQLQGLDSLIIPGGESTTMAKLANYHNLFPALREFVGAGKPVWGTCAGLIFLANKAVGQKSGGQELIGGLDCTVHRNFFGSQLQSFETELSVPMLAEKEGGNNTCRGVFIRAPAILDVGSDVEVLADCPVPADRPSITITSGEGVEEEVYSKDRVIVAVRQGNILATAFHPELTSDSRWHRFFLDMDKEYQAKAFSALSLSSTSRDVQDGSKNKPLDLPIFE; this is encoded by the exons ATGGCGGTGGTCGGCGTCCTCGCGCTGCAGGGCTCCTACAACGAGCACATGGCGG CGCTGAGGAGGATCGGGGTGAGCGGGGTGGAGGTGCGGAAGCCGGAGCAGCTGCAGGGGCTCGACTCGCTCATCAtccccggcggcgagagcACCACCATGGCCAAGCTCGCCAACTACCACAACCTG TTTCCTGCACTTCGAGAGTTTGTTGGTGCAGGAAAACCTGTCTGGGGAACTTGTGCTGGACTCATCTTCCTAGCTAACAAGGCAGTAG GCCAAAAATCCGGAGGTCAGGAGCTTATTGGGGGACTAGATTGTACTGTCCACCGTAACTTTTTTGGTAGTCAG CTTCAAAGCTTCGAAACAGAACTTTCAGTGCCGATGCTTGCAgagaaggaaggagggaacAACACATGCCGTGGTGTATTTATACGAGCACCTGCTATCCTGGATGTAGGTTCAGATGTTGAAGTACTGGCGGATTGCCCTGTCCCAGCTGATAGACCCAGTATCACAATAACATCCGGAGAGGGTGTTGAG GAAGAGGTGTATTCAAAAGACAGGGTAATTGTTGCAGTAAGGCAAGGGAACATTCTCGCCACGGCATTTCACCCAGAATTAACATCAGACTCTAGATG GCATCGCTTCTTCTTGGACATGGATAAAGAATATCAAGCAAAAGCTTTCTCTGCCCTATCTCTGTCGTCAACTTCAAGGGACGTTCAAGACGGGTCAAAGAATAAGCCTCTTGATCTACCCATTTTTGAGTAG
- the LOC102720395 gene encoding beta-amylase 8 isoform X2, translated as MSLKHPHSQMLDGEPPPPPPNRRPRGFGSPSPAPAAGDPSPSPSPSPAAPPPPPPPPRRRGGEREREREKERTKLRERHRRAITSRMLAGLRQHGNFPLPARADMNDVLAALARAAGWTVHPDGTTFRSSPQPLPPPPAPLPGIFHVNSVETPSFTSVLNSYAIGTPLDSQASMLQTDDSLSPSSLDSVVVAEQSIKNETYGTSDSVSSLNCLENGQLIKASAALAGDYTRTPYIPVYASLPMGIINSHCQLIDPDGIRAELMHLKSLNVDGVVVDCWWGIVEAWTPHKYDWSGYRDLFGIIKEFKLKVQVVLSFHGSGETGSSGVSLPKWIMEIAQDNQDIFFTDREGRRSTECLSWGIDKERVLHGRTGIEAYFDFMRSFHIEFRNLTEEGLISAIEIGLGVSGELRYPSCPERMGWRYPGIGEFQCYDRYLQKNLRQAALSRGHLFWARGPDNAGYYNSRPHETGFFCDGGDYDSYYGRFFLNWYSGILIDHVDQVLSLATLAFDGVETVVKIPSIHWWYRTASHAAELTAGFYNPTNRDGYSPVFRMLKKHSVILKFVCYQPEFSVQENNEAFGDPEGLTWQVMNAAWDHGLSVSIESVLPCIDATSIPFAERRLLFGT; from the exons ATGAGCCTGAAGCACCCGCACTCGCAGATGCTGGACGGggagccgcctccgccgccgccgaaccgCCGGCCCCGCGGCTTCGGATCCCCATCCCCAGCCCCCGCCGCGGGCGACccatccccctccccctccccctcacccgcggcgcctcctcctccgcctccgcctcctcgccggcgcggcggcgagagggagcgggagagggagaaggagcGGACGAAGCTGCGGGAGCGGCACCGCCGGGCCATCACCAGCCGCATGCTGGCCGGCCTGCGGCAGCACGGCAACTTCCCCCTCCCCGCACGCGCCGACATGAACGAcgtcctcgccgccctcgcgcgcgccgccggttGGACAGTCCACCCCGATGGCACCACCTTCCGCTCCTCGCCGCaacccctcccccctccccctgccCCATTG CCAGGGATTTTTCATGTCAATTCTGTTGAAACCCCATCGTTTACTAGTGTTCTGAACAGCTATGCCATCGGGACGCCATTAGATTCGCAGGCTTCTATGCTACAAACAGATGATAGTTTATCGCCATCATCGTTGGACTCGGTTGTTGTGGCAGAGCAGAGCATAAAAAATGAGACGTATGGTACTTCAGATTCTGTCAGCTCTCTGAATTGTTTGGAAAATGGCCAG CTGATAAAAGCATCAGCAGCACTGGCAGGTGATTACACCAGAACTCCATATATACCAGTATATGCTTCTCTGCCT ATGGGCATTATCAATAGTCACTGCCAATTGATTGATCCGGACGGCATACGTGCAGAACTAATGCATCTGAAATCTTTGAATGTTGATGGAGTTGTTGTTGACTGTTGGTGGGGGATAGTGGAAGCCTGGACTCCTCACAAGTACGATTGGTCTGGTTACAGGGACCTTTTTGGTATCATTAAAGAATTCAAGCTAAAAGTTCAG GTTGTATTGTCATTCCATGGGTCTGGGGAAACTGGATCTAGTGGTGTCTCTCTTCCAAAATGGATCATGGAAATTGCACAAGACAACCAAGATATATTCTTTACTGATCGAGAAGGTAGGAGAAGTACAGAATGCCTTTCCTGGGGAATTGACAAAGAGCGAGTCCTTCATGGGAGAACTGGCATTGAG GCGTATTTTGATTTCATGAGGAGCTTTCATATAGAATTCAGAAACCTGACCGAAGAGGGCCTTATTTCTGCTATTGAAATTGGATTGGGTGTTTCTGGAGAGCTAAGATACCCTTCATGTCCAGAAAGAATGGGTTGGAGATATCCTGGTATTGGTGAGTTTCAG TGTTATGACAGGTATCTGCAAAAGAACCTAAGGCAGGCAGCCTTGTCACGGGGGCATCTGTTTTGGGCCCGTGGACCTGATAATGCTGGATATTATAATTCAAGACCACATGAGACTGGCTTTTTTTGTGATGGAGGTGACTATGACAGCTACTATGGACGCTTTTTCCTTAACTGGTATTCTGGAATCCTCATAGATCATGTGGATCAGGTGCTATCGCTTGCTACACTCGCATTTGATGGAGTGGAAACTGTTGTGAAG ATTCCATCAATCCATTGGTGGTACAGAACTGCAAGCCATGCTGCGGAGCTTACAGCAGGATTCTACAACCCTACAAATAGAGACGGATATTCGCCAGTGTTCAGAATGCTCAAGAAGCATTCCGTAATTCTAAAGTTCGTTTGTTATCAACCAGAATTTTCAGTTCAGGAGAACAATGAAGCATTTGGTGATCCAGAAGGCTTAACATGGCAG GTTATGAATGCAGCATGGGATCATGGGTTATCCGTAAGTATAGAGAGTGTTCTTCCATGTATTGATG CTACCTCCATTCCTTTTGCAGAGAGACGTTTGCTTTTCGGAACTTGA
- the LOC102719082 gene encoding protein TRI1-like, whose product MAAAAARVFRGCRFLMSPAASAGGKRPASAKVAMTEAAEPKKSGILKPLPVSDALRRFAGGTPEVSRAGATKLIWDYIKANGLQNPANKKEIYCDEKLKSLFAGRDKIGMLEIAKLLSPHFIKAN is encoded by the exons atggcggcggcggcggctagggttttccGCGGGTGCCGGTTCCTCATGtccccggcggcgtcggcggggggGAAGAGGCCCGCGTCGGCGAAGGTGGCCatgacggaggcggcggagccgaAGAAGAGCGGGATCCTGAAGCCGTTGCCGGTCTCCGACGCACTCCGCAGGTTCGCCGGCGGCACCCCCGAGGTctcccgcgccggcgccaccaagCTCATCTGGGACTACATCAAGGCCAACGGCCTCCAG AACCCAGCAAACAAAAAGGAGATCTACTGTGATGAGAAGCTTAAAAGCCTATTTGCCGGGAGGGACAAGATCGGGATGCTGGAGATTGCCAAGCTGCTCTCTCCTCATTTCATTAAAGCTAACTAA
- the LOC102720395 gene encoding beta-amylase 8 isoform X1: MSLKHPHSQMLDGEPPPPPPNRRPRGFGSPSPAPAAGDPSPSPSPSPAAPPPPPPPPRRRGGEREREREKERTKLRERHRRAITSRMLAGLRQHGNFPLPARADMNDVLAALARAAGWTVHPDGTTFRSSPQPLPPPPAPLPGIFHVNSVETPSFTSVLNSYAIGTPLDSQASMLQTDDSLSPSSLDSVVVAEQSIKNETYGTSDSVSSLNCLENGQLIKASAALAGDYTRTPYIPVYASLPMGIINSHCQLIDPDGIRAELMHLKSLNVDGVVVDCWWGIVEAWTPHKYDWSGYRDLFGIIKEFKLKVQVVLSFHGSGETGSSGVSLPKWIMEIAQDNQDIFFTDREGRRSTECLSWGIDKERVLHGRTGIEAYFDFMRSFHIEFRNLTEEGLISAIEIGLGVSGELRYPSCPERMGWRYPGIGEFQCYDRYLQKNLRQAALSRGHLFWARGPDNAGYYNSRPHETGFFCDGGDYDSYYGRFFLNWYSGILIDHVDQVLSLATLAFDGVETVVKIPSIHWWYRTASHAAELTAGFYNPTNRDGYSPVFRMLKKHSVILKFVCYQPEFSVQENNEAFGDPEGLTWQVMNAAWDHGLSVSIESVLPCIDGEMYSQILDTAKPRNDPDRHHVSFFAYRQLPPFLLQRDVCFSELDNFVKCMHGEATQIMEG; this comes from the exons ATGAGCCTGAAGCACCCGCACTCGCAGATGCTGGACGGggagccgcctccgccgccgccgaaccgCCGGCCCCGCGGCTTCGGATCCCCATCCCCAGCCCCCGCCGCGGGCGACccatccccctccccctccccctcacccgcggcgcctcctcctccgcctccgcctcctcgccggcgcggcggcgagagggagcgggagagggagaaggagcGGACGAAGCTGCGGGAGCGGCACCGCCGGGCCATCACCAGCCGCATGCTGGCCGGCCTGCGGCAGCACGGCAACTTCCCCCTCCCCGCACGCGCCGACATGAACGAcgtcctcgccgccctcgcgcgcgccgccggttGGACAGTCCACCCCGATGGCACCACCTTCCGCTCCTCGCCGCaacccctcccccctccccctgccCCATTG CCAGGGATTTTTCATGTCAATTCTGTTGAAACCCCATCGTTTACTAGTGTTCTGAACAGCTATGCCATCGGGACGCCATTAGATTCGCAGGCTTCTATGCTACAAACAGATGATAGTTTATCGCCATCATCGTTGGACTCGGTTGTTGTGGCAGAGCAGAGCATAAAAAATGAGACGTATGGTACTTCAGATTCTGTCAGCTCTCTGAATTGTTTGGAAAATGGCCAG CTGATAAAAGCATCAGCAGCACTGGCAGGTGATTACACCAGAACTCCATATATACCAGTATATGCTTCTCTGCCT ATGGGCATTATCAATAGTCACTGCCAATTGATTGATCCGGACGGCATACGTGCAGAACTAATGCATCTGAAATCTTTGAATGTTGATGGAGTTGTTGTTGACTGTTGGTGGGGGATAGTGGAAGCCTGGACTCCTCACAAGTACGATTGGTCTGGTTACAGGGACCTTTTTGGTATCATTAAAGAATTCAAGCTAAAAGTTCAG GTTGTATTGTCATTCCATGGGTCTGGGGAAACTGGATCTAGTGGTGTCTCTCTTCCAAAATGGATCATGGAAATTGCACAAGACAACCAAGATATATTCTTTACTGATCGAGAAGGTAGGAGAAGTACAGAATGCCTTTCCTGGGGAATTGACAAAGAGCGAGTCCTTCATGGGAGAACTGGCATTGAG GCGTATTTTGATTTCATGAGGAGCTTTCATATAGAATTCAGAAACCTGACCGAAGAGGGCCTTATTTCTGCTATTGAAATTGGATTGGGTGTTTCTGGAGAGCTAAGATACCCTTCATGTCCAGAAAGAATGGGTTGGAGATATCCTGGTATTGGTGAGTTTCAG TGTTATGACAGGTATCTGCAAAAGAACCTAAGGCAGGCAGCCTTGTCACGGGGGCATCTGTTTTGGGCCCGTGGACCTGATAATGCTGGATATTATAATTCAAGACCACATGAGACTGGCTTTTTTTGTGATGGAGGTGACTATGACAGCTACTATGGACGCTTTTTCCTTAACTGGTATTCTGGAATCCTCATAGATCATGTGGATCAGGTGCTATCGCTTGCTACACTCGCATTTGATGGAGTGGAAACTGTTGTGAAG ATTCCATCAATCCATTGGTGGTACAGAACTGCAAGCCATGCTGCGGAGCTTACAGCAGGATTCTACAACCCTACAAATAGAGACGGATATTCGCCAGTGTTCAGAATGCTCAAGAAGCATTCCGTAATTCTAAAGTTCGTTTGTTATCAACCAGAATTTTCAGTTCAGGAGAACAATGAAGCATTTGGTGATCCAGAAGGCTTAACATGGCAG GTTATGAATGCAGCATGGGATCATGGGTTATCCGTAAGTATAGAGAGTGTTCTTCCATGTATTGATGGTGAGATGTACTCACAGATCCTCGACACAGCGAAGCCTAGGAATGATCCTGACCGTCACCATGTCTCTTTCTTTGCATACCGTCAGCTACCTCCATTCCTTTTGCAGAGAGACGTTTGCTTTTCGGAACTTGACAACTTTGTCAAGTGTATGCACG GGGAGGCTACCCAGATCATGGAAGGCTGA